The Schistocerca nitens isolate TAMUIC-IGC-003100 chromosome 2, iqSchNite1.1, whole genome shotgun sequence nucleotide sequence gcaatcattgttaacatacacaataacttttctataatcataaatactcattaaactggttgaatttggaagggatcgcatacttcattaaagtaaagcctttaataagttccgttacaatacccccctcgggtaatatcatttacagaatgttaatgatattagccgactaggacaaatgtgtcaattactatgcataatgtgtatgtatacaacaaccgttacaccgtttcaaaatgactttttcctgcaaatattttagttgtgttgtttcaaatgcactttgtgttatggctctcagtatgacagcatcataaaaatatttagtaatatatgaaagtaaaaaaaaatgttaatctttgctcccagtgagccacatgaaaaatgatcaaaaacagacacaaatatatcacatgcgatttttagatatataaaaactatatgtcaattatttcaaagtcagttctcattgagtcacagattaatcaagataatagaaggaacataaatatattacatagatggacaggtcagatgtccataggaaaattttgcaactgtctgctcgttttgagccacataaaggaaatgaaaacaaagaacataattataagtatggatatgatatataaacacaaacactagagaagtcacatgtatgaatataatatgcatttaaaaaaaaggaaatatttaaaaaacttgtctcccattgagagacatagtcaagatagtacaagaacatattcataccaaaattgcacacttcaatttggtcacaacataacacaaacatcaaacttggtgaacatctgattagctgtagaaaattgtacacaaatcttatgcctaagaaaaaaatagtaacaaaatgatgggtcttgcacaacaattttttacattgtcttttatatttggtgcaaggatgtcccatattcaacaatacaaaaagaaagtaataaatgtttgtcaccttcttacccattgcaagtaaagaagatgtctcaaaatttaatattcaatagtgacaataaaagtataaaaacattctctcagagatctggaacttttccagggtctgtagcatgagtggtagttgctatttgacacacccagtaaaaatctttgctggtaaaatgctttacggaaaatgggtaagtaactgtattcaaacagggaaatgtgcttaatcatgtttatatggtttcaattcagtgatgtttcttaatccaaataaccttcttgatctgggaaagataagtctataagcattaggatgtgggctttcttttatttcaaatggacaaatgtcaatgtttactttaacatataatacatcattttcaatttctttagttcctaagtctaatgtctctttcctacacttagacacatccctctctgtttgcaaagcattgacatttaaacataaacctttgttttcatctgttcctcttaacactgtgttgccactcaacaaattattgttttcaccccattttttataaagtccgctacggattcttatccaccatataggatacaaggttgcacttacctttgctaattctttccaaaaggcatctttgtttatacagttcccatagttgttccacaaaacttctaaaaacttttcccctttttcttgaaaacacacatttacattccatccctttatattttctttaacattattattattgtcattctcatagattagtgtttcatagttcccaataggcactcgcttgtcctcagatacacattccctagtctgcatttcacttaaattaacctcattattacccatgtttgtcacatcacttacctttaccacataatcacttttcaattctacaaatacttttatttcttcctccacactctcatcaataacatcacttgatttaggatcattatttaaatgtccctctattacttcttcctcctcctcaacaacaacaaccccatcttcagttttccccctatgtatctgaatctcagcaattgagtctttggctccattaaacacttcgtcatcccccttcttatcaaataaaccccccaaaatagattctatttgtggtgtgtctgacttgttattaacaccagtatctttttcagcccaactatggaactctgcaataccttcaacttctgcactttcactaactacctgtgcttgaacacagtttttattaactgtatcacttttactcatagtatcccaaaaccttttattaaattctaatttattcattctaacaacatcagtattttcatggtatttactctttacattgtatcctctccttttccagtttcggttatgtgttgtcctgtcataatattttctagccccaaaactacggacatctagtgggactgtccaccgtttcccggctggtttcctcggtctgtccgtttgtagttgtcgttttgttcactagtttcaacaaacccccttctatcttgttctcttccccaatacctatttctatcattcctgttatctctcctccatcctccctcctgtgtattgtttctgacatcattttcatatctcctatctcccctatttggagcattatttccagaattttcaaagactctcctcccataataatctctatttacattcctgttccaccccccatactggttgttgccagagccaaaactttggttactttctctttccaaggccctatctaatctatctacaaatttcaggaactcttccattgaatcgtctggtccatggaccaattcccactgcagtctctctggtaatcttctttttaaaacatcaatttgtgtcataatatcaaaagagttattcaagtgagcaagttttttcaattgatctctgcaaaatttttgcattccccctactttccctctatacactggtccatttagaaattctgactttaatctggcttgtatggattgtgaccaaaatttgcaaataaatttagcttcaaactcttcaaacgtattccaagaatcattgttctcatttgcccaggatagggcctccccttctagaaaccgttttactaacttaatttttatgttatctgacattcctacaacaaacatatccttacattggtgaataaagtcaatagggtgcagattttcaccaggaaagcatttcacttggatgtgcccatacattgtattttgattgtaaaacatttgttttgacattaatgcatcttccaattgtgtatatttagtgtgtatattttctacttttgtatctacattagtggtatacaggttgtattcctgtttaaggtatTCTGattttttgtctattctctgatctaatcttttagcttcagtatctactctgttgtagatgacagcaatgctgtctgtgttagcttgtatgttttcatttaaactttcaactttaacttgaaattcttttctgaagtgtatcaactgttcgctagtgttcttactgagggtagttttaatttcctcacacttctcattgagatgagtacttaatagatcaaaatccaaacttaacttatccagtctatctgtgttttcttcacttgattgtttaaaatccaaacttaacttattcagtctatctgtgttttcttcaagtttcaaacttacttgttcactcgattgtttaagttgcgagcttatttgagttgcaaaccctgctagccactctgttaagtttaattgttcgccatcccctggttcaatttttacatttcctacgatctcatcactctcaggtagagacatgttcactattaattttgtaaatgacaacaacaacaaaataccttgctttatggctatgctatgatgtcgtggtcggtgttcttgttggatggttcacttatattcggttttattgaagctgaagtcttgattgatgaattccattgacataatccagacgttaatcttccgaccggtgtgatgatagtttttcgtagtcgcacaaacacactttatttatttatttttgacatattttcactgttgccacaatgcacaaatgaaatttttttggagtgccaagcacttacgaaatttatcgctgcactattatcatcgatgcacttaaatatcccggacgagcccccacttttgtaaatggtccgcatgatcgttgatatcgctaattgctgtaaacgcactatttcacttcaatttacggagcttgttagcacttgatgttaggttggcgccattacaatgtattgtattgtagtaatcgctgctgcttgctggatcgctgctgtgtctcgatgctgatgctggctctaaatctgggagtctagggttaaaaacatgaggtcccatgtttttcatgtgcttttgatgataaagaacaaacgaaaccaacacatatgtaaacatcaaatatttattactttggtggccatcttaattccactgtccaccaaagaccataacacaacacaaagtagtacttcctttacatgttctttgtattgtttttccatcccaaacaataacacagaaacacacttcaccaaagtgacattccgactgccccctgactgcctccgactgtttgtatttataacattgtcaaagaactactaaaacgagatatagtttataagtcacatgtacatctgttatcataatttgtgcagaaaagttattaatttgcatcgagtgacataatttaacatgttattaaaatgacagacagatttgtcgacttgacagaataattctttgttacaaaaaggtcgttttttagaagtttgtcaattgacttttctaatttgcataaataagtaagtaacatgaattattaagaattacattggttttcgtctaaaataggattgattacgtgaatactgagtgaaaacgctcctagtgaacaaataggtttcactgggtgatttttatttaaggagatccaaaatacctatgttggccactatttttcgtacttcatattaattatttaagatgaacttagtgtttttacatgatgacatttgctgtatcagtgatcaagtgatattaacttttgtgtgggtcagttattcagtataatttaatgggttgactgtttatggagacatgttatgcaatcattgttaacatacacaataacttttctataatcataaatactcattaaactggttgaatttggaagggatcgcatacttcattaaagtaaagcctttaatatgttccgttacaactttcttccggaaaatcacgaaagaagaggaggcgccctttccaatgaatgcaaaattaatatatttttgcacTATTTAGCGGATCCAGGCTTTCAGATAGGTGTAGGAGAAGTTTCTAGTTAGTAAATATACCAAACAGGTTTACGCAGAAATGTGGGAGAGGTTCGCCCAGTTTCATGCATAGTACACTGTGATACTTTTACTGAAATGTGGTGATATAGTAGACGAAATTTaccaaacattgtttcattttcacatgttaaaaatacgtatttgtcTGAATCACAATTTCAAAGCATTAAGCGCGTAATTAAAAAATCGGAAAGCATGGGACTTACCAGGAACTCTGTGGATAGTTGGGTTGCAGTCATCTCCatccaaaaactttaaaaatatctgCTCCCAATCTTTCAGGGAAATCTTAATGTTTCCCGTCTTATTCACATCCGTTTTCGCCTTGACATGGGATTTcatgttgtgcagtttcttcattatctgccCGTCCGTTATTTCTTTCCCGAAATTAACCATATAACGGtgttgtatttctttaatacaATCCGCTTTCTCTCTTTCTTGCGGCCGGAGTTTGTGATTTACTGATGATTGCGGGGTAATCTTAATAATGTTTACAAAGGCTAATTCTGAGTCTTCCATTTCGGCACAGAAATAACTTGAGAAAACTTTCgctaacacaaaacacacgcaaACAAAACAAACTGAGAACCAAAGATGTTGGATTTTAATCTCTTTGCTGAGAACTTACTCAGTAAGAAGGGGAGGTAGAGAGAAAGTACTCCAGGGTCAGAGATTATGCTTCCtagtttttattcatacgaaactgaGAACTTTCATTGAGAATGTTCTTTTTCTCTGAGTATCAACTCTGGAGAATGTTCTCGTTTTTATTCGTACAACAAAAGGATCACAAAGTACTGAACtcaacatggcggaacagccaaagataatgcttagagtccaaagatgaatgcatatcgatgttggtgtcgatttcatcggcgccacatGTTAATTGTCTATAcacggccgcctgtattagaggccggagGACTGAAATGTGGCAACGTTACGTTAAGGCCTACCGCATGGCGGTGGCTATAAAGTAGCAAACGGAAGCATTTGTTTACGTACTTTCGCGGTGTCTGTTTTATCCGACATTACAGTGTAATTATGCTACAATGGACTCTGCAAAAATTACAGCAACTAGTCGTGACTACAGTCGAAGATATAACACAATGTAAGTATACAATCCtgtgaagtttgtagtgtttttacaTGTATATGTGCAAGTGTGCTACGTGAACGACTGTTGTCTACACAATTGCAAAAAAGTTTTACTATATTCTAGATACAATTTGAATCTCCTAAGTGATTTGTGTTAATATTAcgaatatttctacacatttgaTTCTATTTGTAGACTTGTGTTTCGTGATGTCCAAGCAGTAGAAAAAAACCAGTCCCCTCAAATTCTCATTTACTATTTTTACATAATAGTATTTTGATTTAAGATGTTAGCAATTAATGCATCATTCTATTTGCAGatgccagaaaaatcttgtgttcctGGTTGCAATAGCAACTACAAATCCAGCAAGGAAGAGGGTTACTTCTCAATGTTCAGATTCCCTACTGAAGAGAAAAACAGAAAACGATGGACAAGAAATATCCCCAGAAAGGACTGGACTCCATCAAATAGAAGTGTTGTTTGCATTAAACATTTTGAAGAATGTGATGTATCAAGAGTGGAGATTTACAAGGACTCTGAAGGGAACTGTCACGAGTTTCCTCGTCAAAGGCCATTGCTTTTACCAGATGCTGTGCCAAAAATATTCCCTGGGTTACCATCGTATTTAAGTAAGGTGCAGCCTCCAAGAAGGTGTGACCCAGAAATAAGAAGGAAGCGTGCACGCCATGAAGAGAAGGATGAAGCCATGCTAAATGAGGACATTATTGCAAATTTTCAGTGTTTGTGTGCTGAGTACCAGGATAGGATAAACAGTGTAGGAAAGTGGAGTGTTAGTGTTAAAGAGAATAAGACATTCTTTTATACTATAGATTTTTCTGAAGacctgtgatttaaaaaaaaaatctaacatactaatgaacaatacacaaaaaacattcgttaaaaattattattattatgcgacCCTCATATATAAAGGTGTGAAAGATATGTTGCAGCTGTCAGAAACTTTTATATTAGTTTGTCATTTATATAGGAAGGAACATGATGATACATTTCAAATAACAGACTGAAATAATTGCAAGTCTGCAAATAATGTTAGTAGGCACCTCACAAAATTGTTTGCTGAACTTGTATCTCCAAATCTCGGGTAAGAAACGTCATAATATACTGCTATGAAGCACGTGTGAGTTATTGAAAAGTTCATCATTGCAAGGAAACGAGAATAAAATGCGTAATTCCGACATAAAGTCGGCATAATACTGCGAGAAATTAGCTTTTCTTGGTTACTGTGTTATTTATagggaccaaatctacaaaaaaaagAAAGTGATTCCGTATTTATATCTGACACGTCGTCTGAATTTGACGAAATCTAAACTTCAGTCTCGGCCTAGCTGGTCACGCTAGCCGGCCTACTGACGTCACAGGCCACGACGTTGTCAGCTTGACGACTCTGGCCTCTAATACAGGTGGCTGTGGTCTATATCAATATTATTGTTTATAAAATACTCTGATCCATTCACCATTAAGTTATTGTGGGGTGGAAATAAATATGAACATTTTTTgcagagagtatatatatatatatatatatatatatatatatatatatatatatatatatatagccagtCAATAGATTGGgaaaatacttagaaagtgtattttatgTGCGCACTTACACTATTTAAATCGAACAGTGCCATTTGACAGTAATACACTAAAAgaaaggtaaattagaatgtcagtggtgtttgttgtaggattctagtgtgagtcgtttacaagatattgtattttgaaaagttcccacactacCACATGGATAATACCTATGGATGCACTTGTTATGTGGATTCTGAGCAGTAATGAAACAACCGACCATCATAGCTTGTTTTCAAAATTACcaccagtctggtatggaatgactgctgcacaatTTCTatcatttcagcggagatgtccaagGAGGCACTGTATAGTACAAACTGAACAACCCGCTGTTTTGAATCCCAAGTTGAAGGCGCTCGTTTAAACTCTACAGAACATTTACTCTTTTTAATATGCTCTTAAGACCATCAAAGGTAAATTCCTTGTGCAAATAATATTACAGCATAGTAAATGTGTTGGTTACATCTGACATTAAGAGGCAAGCAAATTAAAGTGGGGTTAGTTGAGTATTTTGAGGCATGATACATTCACTTTTCTGGTTTATTATATGGAACATCCACTTAAGTTTACTGTAAATAAGAGCTGCATTGGTTAACaattacagaataatgttaaaatagaatataacaggaataaaaatttcATGTCAGCACAAGAGGAAGTTGTTTGAGTGCTCAAAGTTATTACTAATGCCAATTTTATTAACTATTTTAACAGCTTTAAAAGAAATCTGTCagttaaaaagtgaaaaaaactgaaaaaaactgggATAAGACAAACTGTTTGGTAAATCTAAGAATATAACTAAAGCAAAATGGCAAGTTATTAAAAGGGTATTGGGTGCTAGATCATATAATCACCGTAATATCAAACTGACTGGAAAAGCAACAAACTAACCGACCCTCACTAGTGGCTAACACTTTTTACTATTACTTCTCAAACGTAACTGAACAACTGGAATTGGAGGATTTGACACACCAAAAAGAGTAGGGATGGCATGTATTTTATGGTTTATATATGGAACATCCAATTTACTTTACAGTAAGCAAGAGCTGCATTCGTAAACAACTATGGAATAATGTTAAAATAGAACATAACAGGTATAAAAATTTCATGTCGGCACAAGAGGAAATTGTGTGAGTActcaaagcatactagtaataccAATTTTGTTGACTATTTTAACAGCTTTGATAGAAATGTCATAagttatttaaaaagtaaaaaactgGGAAAAGACAAAGTGTTTGGTTAATCTAGGAATAAATTAGAGAAATCTGGCGAGTTATTAAAAAGGTATTGGGTGTTAGTCAGACAATCACCCTAACATCAGACTGACTGGAAATGCAACAAACTAACTGACCCTCACTAGTGGCTAACATTTTTACTGTTACTTCTCAAGCATAGCTGAGCAACTGCAATTGGAGGATTTGGCACATCAAAAAGAGTAGGGATGTCATTTGGTTGCAGTTTCTTCTTGTTGTCTGCTTGGTTTTGCTCAAATCGGCTTTCTTCAAATTGGACCTGTAGTAATAAttgcaaatattttgttattacCAACAAGTTGCGATAAGGTAATATTAATTTACTCTTTCTATAAAATTAACAGAACCTTAGGATGTGTGTGATTTTATAcaattgtaataaataaaattaagaaaagtaGCTTAATTTAAACTTACAATCTTAGgtcatgttatgtaaatataatctggagcaatattaaaataaaggcatttcttACATACGCAATTTCATTACCGCCACTCTGTGAGCAAATCTAtttctaaaacaaagaaaaaacgatTTTTTACTTTCATTACACAGATAGCTGCTCGATTTTGGTGTCCAATATTTGCCCCTTGAATTTTCAAGCCACTTTTTATGCCACCctatgtggttgggaagggagtgagacagggttgtagcctatccccgatgttattcaatctgtatattgagcaagcagtaaaggaaataaaagaaaaattcggagtaggtattaaaatccttggagaagaaataaaaactttgaggtttgccgatgacactgtagttctgtcagagacagcaaaggactcggaagagcagttgaacagaatggacagggtcttgaaaggaggatataagatgaacattaacaaaagcaaaacgagcataatggaatgtattcgaattaagtcaggtgacgctgagggaattagattaggaaatgagacacttaaagtagtaaaggagttttgctatttggggagcaaaataactgatgatggtcgaagtagagaggatataaaatttagactggttatggcaaggaaagcgtttctgaagaagagaaattttataatatcgaatatagatttaagtgtcaaggagtcgtttctgaaagtatttgtatggagtgtagccatttatggaagtgaaatgtggacgataaatagtttagacaagaagagaatagaagctttcgaaatgtggtgctacagaagaatgctgaagattaggtgggtagatcacataactaatgaggaggtattgaatagaatgggggagaagaggagtctgtggcacaacttgactagaagaagggattggttggtaggacatgttctgaggcatcaagggattaccaatttagtattggaggtcagcgtggagggtaaaaatcgtagaggaagaccaagagatgaatacagtaagcagattcagaaggatgtaggttgcagtaggtactggaagatgaagaagcttgcacaggatagagtagcatggagatctgggATTTAAAACGGCGGATTGTTCAGCTTGGTATATCCAGTGATTTAGACTGGAGTAATATGTCTTTGCTTATCTTTGGGTGTAGCTAATATGTCCTTGTTTACAGCATCTGTCAGCTTTCCCCAGAGAAAAAGTCTCCAGGTGTCAAATCCGGGGAATGGGCCAGTGAAGGTACAGGTCGTCTGTGTCCAATCGAACGAATTTGAAACAATTCATCAAGACATGATGTAGTACTTCATGCACTACGGGCTAGACACCCATAGTGTTGGCACCATAGGTTCCTGCTAGTCTGCACAGGAATGTGTTCTTGCATCGGTGGAAGTGGTCAGTTAGGAGTCTGTGATAATTGTGCACATTCAGTGCTCTTTCTATGAAACATGGCCCTATGAGCTGCTAGTTCACTATCgcacaccacatgtttacactccatggatacTGACGTTCTATCTGACgaagccaacagggattgtcaacagaccaatactgCATGTTTCCCCATTTTACCTGGCCACgattggtaaatgtgacttcatGACTAAATAaggtacatgatacatctggagtatcttgTCTGAATAACCtggacagaagttaacacgattctcataatcgtttccctgCAGCCTGTGATGGAAagaatgtgatagggatggaatctATGTCGATGGATAATGTGCAGGAcatttgcctgactcatgccacttactTGTGTGATTGTGCAGGAGCTAACGTGCAGTTCAACTGGAACAGCAGcaggaacattaatttccccctcttctgtggtcacttgtttccttctgttacattgtctaggtgttgcgctgccactttcacgtaactggttgaagaggctgataaataattgccgagatttTTGACATATATTGGGATATCTCGCTGCTTACACCATACAAGAGCgagctgcattcttcctacacttcaTGCACCAAGagtatgtcggctttttctgcattggtacatCCGATCGTCCAGTCACGTCCTACTGCTTGGACTACCACACACTtaatggaacagcaagttcgcaatgcactcaaggaacacaagcagactgtaagcaaacataacaacatcgcacCTAGCAACTATGTAGGTTGAAAAGCACAAACAGAAGTTGGTGTGGCggcagtggtggccgagtggttcaaggcgcttcagtccagaaccgcgcgactgctacggtcgcaggttcgaatcctgcctcgggcatagatgtgtgtaatgtccttaggttagttaggtttaagtagttctaagtctaggggactgatgacctcagatgttaagtcccatagtactcagagccatttgaaccatttattgaagaattggtgtggaaacttttcaaaatacgatatctcgtaaacgactcgcattagAATTCTGCAGCGAACACCACGGACGTTCTAATTTACCTTACCTGTAGTTTGTAACGTGAATAGGCATTGTTCCAGTAAAaaaaagtgtatgtctgcacaaaaaatacacgtTCTAATTATTATTAGAATctttttattggctaacaatacgaagcACTGAATACCAatcaattctgtgaaaactgcacattagCAGCACTTTCAACTTCCGCAATATTTgctgtgcaagttttaggtgattcaccctgaacACGTACACATACAGTCACTCAGAGCTACAGCACTGTCAAAATaaactgacataaaaaaatcacaataccaCAAGATAATTAATTTACAGTACTGAAATCTCAGGAATAATGGGTTGGACACTCATCTTGTTGGTACCACAGATCCTGCTACTCTGCAGAGTTATGTCTTctatcattggtggaagtggtcaGTTAGGAGTCTGTGATAATTGTGCACATACAGGTTTGATGTTATGAATGTAGATGTTTTGACAATAGCAAGAAGATTTTATAATTTACTAATTGCATGGGTAGGTGATTGAATTACATAAATATAAAGTAGATATTAAACTGAAGTTTAAACAGTGATAAACACACGTGTATACAAAGCTTATTGGCACACACAATGTGGAAGTAAGTTACTTGACTATGGTACTGTATACTTGTTAAGGTGGGTATCATATATGCTTGTTGATGTTATGCCCCCCTGCCATGTTACATTCTTCCCAGAATATTGTACATAAGGTTTCTGTACAAGACACTACCTGAATATGCATGGAGCTATGTAGGTAGTGCATTAAAATGATGATGTGTTTTATAAGACATGTATGtacttaacaaaattaaatttgtatgtaaGCATTACAATAAAAGAACATGTATTACTATTATTACGTGCAAAGTATGTTGAAAAGGTAACAGATCTGGACAGAAGTAAGTTCAGTTCTCAAAATTAATATCAAGTGTATCTTCCTAATAAATATGTTTATCATTCTTTTCTGACTTACAGTGACAAGTGTTACTGACGACCTTTGCATCACAGTTTTCATCATGATCCCGTCCACATCACTTATTCACAGCGAGCAGCACTTGTGAGAGAACTACTTTTCATTGGCAAATGAGGTAATTCGCAGATCATGTtgtcagaaaatgtttgaaattacatgCACATCCCTCATTACACATAACTGCACAATTAGAGCACATAAGTAATGCTGAAAGATGTATGTAACAGTCAATGCTCAGGTACTAAGATATCAGTTACTAGaagacaagaataaaaattaatcaaGGTTAATAACTTTTGTCATTTGTATCACTACTGTCATGTTGATACTAAGTACACATTGTAAAAATGATTTCCATCAAATTTATGCAAAGTTTTGTGACAGGATAGAATAGCTTTAGACAAGTCAGTGAGAAAAGGAAAAAGTAGTAGTATCATAAGTAATCACAGTGTGCATATGTGTTAAAAACATCATTGAGTAGTGTAGTGAAACACATTTAAAAATCCAAATAAATAGTAGCTGGTGATGTAAATAATTACTGACAGGCAACGAAGATT carries:
- the LOC126235086 gene encoding uncharacterized protein LOC126235086; this translates as MLAINASFYLQMPEKSCVPGCNSNYKSSKEEGYFSMFRFPTEEKNRKRWTRNIPRKDWTPSNRSVVCIKHFEECDVSRVEIYKDSEGNCHEFPRQRPLLLPDAVPKIFPGLPSYLSKVQPPRRCDPEIRRKRARHEEKDEAMLNEDIIANFQCLCAEYQDRINSVGKWSVSVKENKTFFYTIDFSEDL